From Flavobacterium arcticum, the proteins below share one genomic window:
- the tsaB gene encoding tRNA (adenosine(37)-N6)-threonylcarbamoyltransferase complex dimerization subunit type 1 TsaB, with translation MGFILNIETATKNCSVSLAQAGNVVAIREFAGEGYSHAEKLHIFIEEVLKEAETNFSGLEAVAVSMGPGSYTGLRIGVSAAKGLCYALNIPLLAIDTLEVLARKLKITEGVIVPMIDARRMEVYNAVFDTNYNKKSDTKAEIITGDSFSEYTDICHLVGDGAEKCRALLPDNKFMYHNDIIYPSSAEMALLSYNKHQKSDTVDVAYFEPFYLKDFVMNR, from the coding sequence ATGGGGTTTATTCTTAATATTGAAACAGCAACTAAAAATTGCTCAGTTTCGCTAGCTCAAGCTGGTAATGTTGTTGCTATAAGAGAATTTGCAGGCGAAGGCTACAGTCATGCAGAAAAGCTACATATTTTTATAGAAGAAGTGCTTAAGGAAGCAGAGACAAATTTTTCAGGTCTTGAAGCCGTTGCTGTTAGCATGGGGCCTGGGTCTTATACAGGACTTCGTATAGGTGTTTCAGCAGCAAAAGGATTGTGTTATGCACTTAATATTCCTTTATTAGCTATTGATACGTTAGAGGTTTTAGCACGCAAGCTAAAAATAACAGAAGGTGTTATTGTACCAATGATAGATGCACGACGTATGGAGGTATATAATGCTGTTTTTGACACCAACTACAATAAAAAAAGCGATACAAAAGCCGAGATTATTACTGGAGACTCTTTCTCAGAGTATACAGATATATGTCACTTAGTAGGCGATGGTGCAGAGAAATGCAGAGCCTTATTACCTGATAATAAGTTTATGTATCATAATGATATTATATATCCATCTTCTGCAGAAATGGCTCTTTTATCTTATAACAAGCATCAAAAAAGCGACACCGTTGATGTCGCTTATTTTGAACCTTTTTATTTGAAAGATTTTGTAATGAATAGATAG
- a CDS encoding DUF420 domain-containing protein: MGDTINSGNAESKYNKWIVVLSIAIPLVVALLFGFKLKDFGYNVEPLSFLPPIYAAVNGLTAIVLVTAVWAIKNGKQKLHENLMKFAISLSVAFLAMYVAYHMTSDSTKFGGEGAVIYIYYFILITHIILSVIIIPFVLITYVRAITSSFERHKKIARITYPMWLYVAVTGVIVYLMISPYYIH; encoded by the coding sequence ATGGGAGATACAATAAATAGCGGCAACGCCGAGAGTAAATATAATAAATGGATAGTGGTGCTATCTATTGCTATACCACTGGTTGTAGCCTTGTTGTTTGGTTTTAAGCTAAAAGACTTTGGTTATAATGTAGAGCCACTTTCTTTTTTACCGCCTATATATGCTGCTGTAAATGGACTTACTGCTATAGTACTTGTAACGGCTGTGTGGGCAATAAAGAATGGGAAGCAAAAACTACACGAAAACCTGATGAAGTTTGCTATTAGTTTATCAGTAGCATTTCTTGCGATGTATGTAGCTTATCATATGACATCAGACTCTACAAAATTTGGAGGTGAGGGTGCTGTAATATATATATATTATTTTATACTGATTACTCATATAATACTCTCGGTAATAATAATCCCTTTTGTATTAATTACCTACGTTCGGGCTATTACAAGCTCGTTTGAAAGACATAAGAAGATAGCTCGCATTACTTATCCTATGTGGTTGTACGTTGCTGTTACAGGAGTAATAGTTTATTTAATGATATCACCTTACTATATACATTAG
- a CDS encoding thioredoxin domain-containing protein gives MNELKQETSPYLLQHANNPIYWKAWSKETLDKAKQENKLIVVSVGYSACHWCHVMEHESFEDEEVAQVMNNSYIAIKVDREERPDVDAIYMKALQLMTRQGGWPMNVVLLPDGRPVWGGTYFKKETWISALQQLQELYSTDPAKMVEYAEKLHNGVVAMNITSNESEDTLPQPENIQPIVEKWTKSFDNEYGGYARAPKFMMPDNYLFLQRYGYQTNNTELLNFVDLTLTRMAWGGLFDTVDGGFSRYSVDMKWHVPHFEKMLYDNGQLMSLYAEAYKRTKNSLYKEVIEKTHSFVAKELTMNNGAFYSALDADSLDEKGHLEEGAFYVWEKNELKSLLGNDFELFSQIFNINEFGFWEDGNFVLIQNQPIEELAQTAGITPETLQQKKQGWEKLLYEVREKRAKPRLDDKVLTSWNALMLKGYVDAYKALGNTEYLDAALKNAEFITQTMWHEDGHLWRTYKNGTAKIAGFLEDYALTADAFIALHQATMNEKWLLYAKQLADYCLDHFYNEKQQFFSFNATNSEQLIAAHFETEDNVIPASNSIMGNVLYALGLLFHNNHYEKIALQMLHNIIPSLDYPSAFSNWLNLWLNLSPENKELAICGANAKEAVKAINSEYLPHIIIAGCKAESEIPFLYNRFVKDSVMFYVCRNNTCNLPTNSINEVIKQLNLEN, from the coding sequence ATGAACGAGCTAAAACAAGAAACCAGCCCTTACCTACTACAACATGCTAATAACCCTATATACTGGAAAGCATGGAGTAAGGAAACTCTTGATAAAGCAAAACAAGAAAATAAACTAATCGTAGTAAGTGTAGGCTACTCTGCCTGCCACTGGTGCCATGTCATGGAGCACGAAAGCTTTGAAGATGAAGAAGTGGCACAAGTAATGAATAATAGTTATATCGCCATAAAAGTAGACAGAGAAGAACGCCCCGATGTAGATGCTATATACATGAAAGCTTTACAATTAATGACACGACAGGGCGGATGGCCTATGAATGTAGTTTTATTACCCGATGGCAGACCTGTATGGGGAGGGACTTATTTTAAGAAAGAAACTTGGATATCGGCATTACAACAATTACAAGAACTCTATAGCACTGATCCTGCCAAAATGGTAGAATATGCCGAGAAATTGCATAATGGTGTAGTAGCAATGAATATAACAAGTAATGAAAGCGAAGATACATTACCTCAACCTGAAAACATACAACCTATTGTAGAAAAATGGACAAAAAGTTTTGATAATGAATATGGAGGTTATGCCCGTGCACCAAAATTTATGATGCCGGATAATTATTTATTTCTACAGCGCTATGGTTATCAAACTAACAATACTGAGCTACTGAATTTTGTAGACCTAACGTTAACACGTATGGCATGGGGAGGGCTTTTTGACACTGTTGATGGTGGGTTTTCGCGCTACTCGGTTGATATGAAATGGCATGTACCTCATTTTGAAAAGATGTTATATGACAATGGGCAACTCATGAGCCTATATGCCGAAGCCTACAAACGCACTAAAAACTCATTATACAAAGAGGTTATTGAGAAAACCCACTCTTTTGTTGCAAAAGAACTGACTATGAATAATGGAGCTTTTTATAGTGCACTAGATGCCGATAGCCTTGACGAAAAAGGACACTTAGAGGAAGGGGCTTTTTATGTATGGGAAAAAAACGAGTTAAAATCGCTTTTGGGTAATGATTTCGAACTTTTTTCACAGATTTTTAATATCAATGAATTTGGATTTTGGGAAGATGGTAATTTTGTATTGATACAAAACCAACCGATAGAGGAACTGGCACAAACGGCAGGCATAACTCCCGAAACATTACAGCAGAAAAAACAAGGATGGGAAAAACTATTGTATGAAGTGAGAGAAAAAAGAGCAAAACCAAGACTTGACGATAAGGTATTAACATCATGGAATGCCCTGATGCTTAAAGGTTATGTTGATGCTTATAAAGCTCTTGGAAATACTGAATACTTAGATGCTGCACTTAAAAATGCTGAGTTTATTACTCAAACTATGTGGCACGAAGATGGGCACTTGTGGCGTACCTATAAAAACGGGACTGCAAAAATAGCTGGATTTCTTGAAGATTATGCACTTACTGCCGATGCTTTTATAGCATTGCATCAAGCTACTATGAATGAAAAATGGTTATTGTATGCCAAACAATTAGCCGACTATTGTCTTGATCATTTTTATAATGAAAAACAACAGTTTTTTAGCTTTAATGCTACCAATAGCGAACAGCTTATTGCTGCACATTTTGAAACAGAAGATAATGTAATACCGGCATCTAACTCGATAATGGGTAATGTATTATATGCTCTAGGTTTACTCTTTCATAATAATCATTATGAAAAAATAGCACTACAAATGCTACATAACATTATACCTAGTTTAGATTATCCTTCAGCATTTTCTAATTGGCTTAATTTATGGTTAAACTTATCTCCCGAAAATAAAGAGCTTGCAATATGTGGAGCAAATGCTAAAGAAGCGGTTAAGGCTATAAACAGCGAATACCTACCACACATAATTATAGCGGGTTGTAAAGCTGAATCGGAGATACCTTTCCTTTATAACCGTTTTGTTAAAGATAGTGTAATGTTCTATGTTTGTAGGAATAATACTTGTAATTTGCCAACCAATTCGATAAATGAAGTAATAAAACAATTAAATTTAGAAAATTAG
- a CDS encoding efflux RND transporter periplasmic adaptor subunit codes for MSKKTLYYILGITLVVIILLVVLNKTGAFGSRDESKEVETAKVETITLTETVSATGKIQPEVEVKISSEVSGEIIELPVKEGQAIKKGQLLIRINPDLYESGLSRTAASLSTAKAGLSQTEAQLKEAKANYDRNKTLFDKGVISKSEWDKIVSAYEVAQASKQSAYFSVQSAGANVTEAKDNLNRTTIYSPVDGTISKLDAELGERVVGTQQMAGTEILRVANLNNMEVEVDVNENDIVKIQIGDQADIEVDAYLKRKFKGVVTSISNSASSDLTADQVTNFEVKVRINKESYADMTEGKPSNYSPFRPGMTATVDIITERKENIIAVPISAVVVKSDTTAVKKDIIKELEEKEKEIKGEASQDEKFECVFVMKAGVAVLRPITTGIQDDTNIEVITGLKKGEEVITGPYTTVTKELSPNDKVRVKNKDNDKEDK; via the coding sequence ATGTCAAAGAAAACATTATACTATATTTTAGGTATTACATTAGTTGTAATTATATTACTAGTTGTACTTAATAAAACAGGTGCATTTGGTAGTAGAGATGAAAGTAAAGAAGTAGAAACAGCCAAAGTAGAAACTATAACACTTACAGAGACTGTATCAGCTACAGGAAAAATACAACCTGAAGTAGAGGTTAAAATATCGTCTGAAGTTTCGGGAGAAATTATAGAACTTCCTGTAAAAGAAGGTCAGGCTATAAAAAAAGGACAACTTTTAATACGTATTAATCCAGATCTATATGAGTCTGGTCTTAGTCGTACTGCAGCATCACTATCTACGGCAAAAGCAGGGCTTAGCCAAACCGAAGCACAACTTAAAGAAGCAAAGGCAAATTACGATCGTAATAAAACGCTTTTTGATAAAGGTGTAATATCTAAATCAGAATGGGATAAAATAGTATCTGCTTATGAGGTGGCACAAGCATCAAAACAATCGGCTTACTTTAGTGTGCAAAGCGCAGGGGCTAATGTTACCGAAGCAAAAGATAACCTTAATAGAACTACTATATACTCACCAGTAGATGGTACTATTTCTAAACTTGATGCCGAGCTAGGCGAACGTGTTGTAGGTACACAGCAAATGGCAGGTACAGAGATATTGAGGGTAGCTAACCTTAATAATATGGAGGTAGAGGTAGATGTTAATGAAAATGATATTGTTAAAATACAGATAGGCGACCAAGCAGATATAGAGGTTGATGCTTACTTAAAAAGAAAGTTTAAAGGCGTAGTTACAAGTATATCTAATTCTGCAAGTAGTGACTTAACAGCCGATCAGGTAACTAACTTTGAAGTTAAAGTACGTATAAATAAAGAGTCGTATGCTGATATGACAGAAGGGAAACCATCTAATTATTCACCATTTAGACCCGGTATGACAGCAACTGTAGATATTATTACTGAAAGAAAAGAAAATATTATTGCAGTACCTATTAGTGCAGTAGTTGTAAAATCAGACACTACAGCGGTTAAAAAAGATATTATAAAAGAGCTTGAGGAGAAAGAGAAAGAAATAAAAGGAGAAGCTAGTCAAGACGAAAAATTTGAATGTGTTTTTGTAATGAAGGCAGGTGTTGCTGTATTGCGACCTATTACTACAGGAATACAAGATGATACTAATATTGAGGTAATAACAGGACTTAAAAAAGGCGAAGAGGTAATAACAGGACCTTATACTACTGTTACCAAAGAACTTTCGCCTAATGATAAAGTAAGAGTAAAGAATAAAGACAACGATAAAGAAGATAAGTAA
- a CDS encoding SCO family protein has protein sequence MKNKSYIGISFIVLIFGIWAVPKIVAKFQKSDLVEIGPVPSFKLTDQDNKTITDKDYLGKVYVVEFFFSTCPTICPKMNQNMLKLQKEFYGNPEFGIASITINPEYDTPQVLKEHAEHLGVKHYNWHFLTGDKDYIFNLAKEGFNLYAGENKSAKGGFEHSGLFALVDKEGKIRCRKDKYGNPILYYDGLDDKGVEAIKEDIKKLLEE, from the coding sequence ATGAAAAATAAATCATATATAGGTATATCGTTTATCGTACTGATATTCGGTATATGGGCAGTACCAAAAATTGTAGCAAAATTCCAAAAATCTGATTTAGTAGAAATAGGACCTGTTCCTTCTTTTAAATTAACTGATCAGGATAATAAAACGATTACCGATAAGGATTATTTGGGTAAGGTATATGTGGTAGAATTCTTTTTTTCTACATGCCCTACTATTTGTCCTAAAATGAACCAGAATATGCTAAAACTCCAAAAAGAGTTTTATGGTAACCCTGAGTTTGGTATTGCATCTATTACTATAAATCCAGAATATGACACTCCACAGGTATTAAAAGAGCATGCCGAACATTTAGGAGTAAAGCATTATAATTGGCATTTTCTTACGGGTGATAAAGATTATATTTTTAATCTTGCTAAAGAAGGTTTCAACTTGTATGCAGGAGAGAATAAAAGTGCAAAGGGCGGTTTTGAGCACTCAGGTTTATTCGCCTTGGTTGATAAAGAAGGGAAAATTCGTTGTAGGAAGGATAAGTATGGAAACCCTATTCTATATTATGACGGGCTTGATGATAAAGGGGTAGAAGCTATAAAAGAAGATATTAAGAAACTATTAGAAGAATAG
- a CDS encoding mechanosensitive ion channel family protein — MNSLEDIIDKLSESLLNFMPNLIKAIAILVIGIIAIKFLRWIMKRIMNRNPESDPTLIKFAMNILTWGLRVILIVMVIGALGIETSAFVAVLGAAGLAIGLSLQGSLSNFAGGVLIILFKPFRVGDFIQAQGEGGTVMEIQILYTRLLTPTNQVIYIPNGSLSNGNITNYSKEPIRKADLTIGVGYNSDIRQVKSILKRVIEMDKNILKDPEPVIRVRELADSSVNFQIFAWATNENYWQMLSDFKENAKIELDKEGIEIPFPQRDLNVKYLQEKKS, encoded by the coding sequence ATGAATAGTTTAGAAGATATTATTGACAAGTTAAGTGAGAGTTTATTAAATTTTATGCCTAACCTTATAAAAGCAATAGCTATTTTAGTTATAGGTATTATTGCTATTAAGTTTTTACGATGGATAATGAAACGTATCATGAATCGTAATCCAGAGTCTGACCCTACGCTCATAAAATTTGCAATGAATATCTTAACATGGGGATTACGAGTAATACTCATTGTAATGGTAATTGGTGCATTGGGTATAGAGACATCTGCATTTGTAGCTGTGCTAGGTGCTGCAGGTTTAGCCATAGGGCTGTCATTACAAGGTTCGCTATCTAACTTTGCTGGTGGTGTACTCATTATACTATTTAAACCCTTTAGGGTTGGCGATTTTATACAAGCACAAGGTGAAGGCGGTACAGTAATGGAAATACAAATTTTATATACTAGATTACTAACACCTACTAACCAAGTTATATATATACCTAATGGGTCACTATCTAATGGTAATATAACTAACTACTCTAAAGAGCCTATACGTAAGGCCGACCTTACTATAGGAGTAGGTTATAATAGCGATATTAGACAAGTTAAAAGCATATTGAAACGTGTTATAGAAATGGATAAAAATATACTTAAAGACCCAGAGCCTGTTATACGAGTAAGAGAATTAGCTGATAGCTCTGTAAACTTCCAAATTTTTGCATGGGCAACTAATGAAAATTATTGGCAAATGCTTTCTGACTTTAAAGAAAATGCTAAAATAGAGCTTGATAAAGAAGGTATAGAAATACCATTCCCACAAAGAGATTTAAATGTAAAGTATCTTCAAGAAAAAAAATCATAA
- a CDS encoding TolC family protein: protein MRSKKTAVLLFILTLFSTLSNAQVKKWTLDECVTYALEHNISIRQSELDMKLSNIDKKDAYGSFLPTASFSATHSWNIGLVVNPITNSAQNTTSQYTNGGLSTGIDIYNGLRNQKNLRRAKLNIIASQYNIKKMQEDIALNVAQAYLQILFNRENLKVQQEQLATDKNQQERSEQLLEGGLIPRGDLLDIQATVAADKQRIIEAENQLLISKLSLAQLLQLEDFREFDIADEEFNKEESEVLLQTPDAIYNKAKEEQTVIKVARANLEVAMQDVSVARSSYQPSLRGFYSLSSSVSHNDNIAYGIDDLTGETIAVYSSPLPFWNQASDNKGHSFGFQLSIPILNGFSVRNSVERAKVTVERSKLALEQQELDLERNIYTAYTDAMGSLKTYDASVAAAKAREGSLEYARERYEVGLINIFDYNQAQALSINAQSDVIRAKYDFIFKVKILEFYFGIPIIQQQ, encoded by the coding sequence ATGAGAAGCAAAAAAACGGCAGTACTTTTATTTATTTTGACCCTCTTTTCTACGCTATCTAATGCGCAGGTAAAAAAATGGACGCTTGATGAATGTGTAACATATGCACTAGAACATAATATTTCGATAAGACAGAGTGAGTTAGATATGAAATTGTCTAATATAGATAAGAAAGATGCTTATGGCAGCTTTTTACCTACAGCCAGTTTTAGCGCTACCCATTCTTGGAATATAGGACTTGTTGTTAACCCTATAACCAACTCAGCACAAAATACTACTTCACAATATACCAATGGAGGTCTAAGTACAGGGATTGATATTTATAACGGACTTAGAAATCAAAAAAACTTGCGTAGGGCTAAGTTAAATATAATAGCTAGCCAGTATAATATAAAAAAAATGCAAGAGGATATAGCGCTTAATGTTGCACAAGCTTACTTGCAAATACTTTTTAATCGTGAAAATTTAAAAGTTCAGCAAGAACAATTAGCAACAGATAAAAATCAACAAGAGCGCTCAGAGCAATTATTAGAGGGAGGTCTTATACCTCGTGGTGACCTTCTAGATATACAAGCAACAGTAGCGGCTGACAAACAACGGATAATAGAAGCAGAGAACCAATTATTGATATCTAAGTTAAGTTTAGCACAATTGTTACAACTAGAAGATTTTAGAGAGTTTGATATAGCAGATGAAGAGTTTAATAAGGAAGAAAGTGAAGTATTGCTACAAACTCCAGATGCGATTTATAATAAAGCAAAAGAAGAACAAACGGTAATAAAGGTTGCTCGTGCTAACCTTGAGGTTGCTATGCAAGATGTGTCTGTTGCACGTTCGTCATATCAGCCATCGCTAAGAGGTTTTTATAGCCTTAGTAGTTCGGTAAGCCATAATGATAATATAGCTTATGGGATAGACGATCTAACAGGAGAAACCATTGCAGTATATAGTTCTCCATTACCTTTTTGGAATCAGGCATCAGATAACAAAGGACACTCTTTTGGATTTCAATTATCAATACCTATATTAAATGGTTTTTCTGTAAGAAATAGTGTAGAGCGCGCAAAGGTGACTGTAGAGCGTTCTAAACTTGCTTTAGAACAACAAGAGTTAGATCTAGAGCGTAATATATATACGGCTTATACAGATGCTATGGGTTCATTAAAAACGTATGATGCATCGGTAGCTGCTGCCAAAGCTAGAGAGGGATCATTAGAATATGCTCGCGAAAGATATGAAGTAGGACTTATTAATATATTCGATTACAACCAAGCGCAGGCATTATCAATTAATGCACAATCTGATGTAATAAGAGCAAAATATGATTTTATTTTCAAGGTTAAAATCCTTGAGTTTTATTTCGGTATTCCAATTATTCAACAACAATAA
- a CDS encoding DUF4403 family protein, giving the protein MKSKFIVYIAIAALFLSGCSTAKRIEALKPEPSNNEPVAFENSTSFINLPVTISIADIETQVNKLLSGIIYEDKNIDDDNISMKVWKTAPIKFSEQKGRLQTIVPIKIIAKVKYGVSALGVSLYDTREVNMNGITTFNSKIGLTNWKMTTSTNIESLEWKENPSISIGGQQVNVSYLINPAVKLFKSEIENELDKAISKTTDFKPQVLEALEKISEPFLANEQYETWFKLTPIELYVTDAELSKKQITMEMGLKCTMQTVVGQKPLKTFKKEDVILKPVSKMPDKINVVVAAVSTYESASKIITKNFKGQEFGNGSKKVTVQKVELWSKEGKMIIALDMTGSINGTIYLSGYPSYNTVTNEIYFDKLDYLLTTKSVLLKTANWLAEGTILRKIQDNCRYSIKENLDDGKKNITPYLDNYSPMPGIYINGTLDDFEFDKITLTNKVIVAFIKSSGKMSLKIDGMK; this is encoded by the coding sequence ATGAAAAGCAAATTCATAGTATATATAGCAATTGCTGCACTATTTTTATCTGGATGCTCTACCGCAAAAAGAATAGAAGCATTAAAACCTGAGCCAAGCAATAATGAACCTGTAGCTTTCGAGAACTCCACTTCATTTATCAACCTACCCGTTACCATTAGTATTGCTGATATTGAGACACAGGTAAACAAGCTACTGAGCGGCATTATTTATGAAGACAAAAACATTGACGATGATAATATCTCGATGAAGGTATGGAAAACAGCCCCTATAAAATTCAGTGAACAAAAAGGCAGGCTGCAAACCATAGTACCTATAAAAATTATCGCAAAAGTAAAATATGGCGTATCAGCTTTAGGTGTTAGTCTATATGACACTCGTGAGGTAAACATGAATGGTATTACTACTTTTAATAGTAAAATAGGTCTTACCAACTGGAAAATGACTACCAGCACGAACATAGAATCATTAGAGTGGAAAGAGAATCCAAGTATAAGCATAGGTGGGCAACAAGTAAATGTTAGTTACCTTATTAATCCTGCTGTAAAACTATTTAAATCAGAAATTGAAAACGAACTCGATAAAGCAATAAGTAAAACTACCGACTTTAAACCTCAAGTACTAGAGGCTTTAGAAAAAATAAGTGAGCCTTTCCTTGCCAATGAACAGTATGAAACATGGTTTAAACTAACACCTATTGAGCTATATGTAACCGATGCTGAACTCTCCAAAAAACAAATAACTATGGAAATGGGGTTAAAATGCACCATGCAAACCGTAGTAGGACAAAAGCCATTAAAAACCTTTAAGAAAGAAGATGTTATACTGAAACCCGTAAGCAAAATGCCCGATAAAATAAATGTGGTAGTCGCAGCGGTATCAACCTATGAAAGTGCTTCAAAAATAATTACGAAAAATTTTAAAGGACAGGAATTTGGTAATGGTAGTAAAAAAGTAACAGTACAAAAAGTAGAGTTATGGAGTAAAGAAGGTAAAATGATTATAGCTTTAGATATGACAGGTAGTATTAATGGCACAATATACCTATCAGGCTACCCAAGTTATAATACAGTAACCAATGAGATTTATTTTGACAAGTTAGATTATCTCTTAACTACAAAAAGTGTACTCTTAAAAACTGCCAATTGGCTTGCTGAAGGTACAATTCTTAGAAAAATACAGGACAATTGCCGATACTCTATAAAAGAAAATCTCGATGACGGCAAGAAAAACATAACACCCTATCTTGACAACTATTCTCCTATGCCAGGTATTTATATAAATGGCACGTTAGATGATTTTGAATTTGATAAAATAACACTAACCAATAAAGTTATTGTTGCTTTTATAAAAAGCTCAGGCAAAATGAGTTTAAAAATAGACGGAATGAAGTAA